The genomic window GTTTGGGATGAGTCAAGCCTTGGGGCTGGCCGTGAGCCCTGAGCCAGCTTCAGCCCTGGGCGCAGAGCAGAAAGACCCTTCTGGAGAGCCACACGGCCACCCCGTGAGCTCGGTGCCCCAGCAGGGGAAGGCTGCGTGGCTCCTGTCAGCTGTCACCGAGCAGAGCTGCGTCCTGGGGTCCAGGAACTCAGGCAGGGTCCTGCCACCTCTCTGTGCCCCGCTCTGCAGGGTCTCTGCCTCCTCCAGTGGGAGAAGCCAGGGCCACCCCAGCAGTGCCTGGTCCTTCCAGGCCTCCGCCAgcccagggatgcaggagccACCTCACAGTGGGGTGTGGAGCTGTTCCAGCTGCTTTCCCATATTCTCATACCTGGGGGCATGGAAGCCCATTACTGCAGGTGAtacagctccctcctccccgtAGCCTGCCCACACCCCTCCAGCCTCTTTCCCTCCTGGCCCCCACGTTCCCCTGCCCCCCATCCCAGCTCGctgcccctctccctgccctctcaGCTGTCCCCCttcctgccttctcctcccacctctctctccatccatctctTTACCCTCttggctgctcctctccctacccctcttcttgccctttccctcctgtctccttcccctctccctcccctctctcttccctcttcttcccctctccccctgccccttctctttccctcccctcttcctcctctttctcttccctcttcctcccctctccttcccctctcccctcgctcccttcccttccctaccctctcccttccctcttcttccactcttcttctttctcttccctctccatcctctcttctctctctccctctccccttttccctctctccctctccatcccctcttcttctttctcttccctttttcccctctcccttccctctccccctgcccctttcccttccctcccccctctcctctctttttccattctcctcccctctccctccctctcccctttttcccctctccctcccatctctttctgttctccttcctcctctccctcccctcttcctcttctccctcacctcttcttcctctccctcccccctccctcccttctctctcccctttccctttcctctcccttccctctctcctctttttccgttctccttccccctcttcctcttcctcttcctcttcctcttcctctcccccctctcccctctcccctctccctcccagccccgcgGGGGCCCGGGCAGCTCCCGCTGCACTGTCGCCACCTGGCGGCGGCCTCGGGAACCGCAGCTCTGGGGGGCGTTGTTGGGGGTTGCTGGGGGGCAGAGGCCTTCcagcccggggtggggggggggtacCCCGAGGGGACCCCCTAAAGGACGTGGGGGCGAACACGGGGGGCACAGGAGCACAGGGTGAGATCCCCCCCCCGCCACCCCTCCCGCGGCGCGTGCGCTGAGCTGTGCGCGGCCTCAGCTGCACCCACCTTTCTGAGAGGGCTACTTATTTCCAGGCACATTGCCCCTACAATTAGCACGTGCTCTTTAATTAATTTCCCTCTTCTATTGCTTCGCCGAAATTATCTCAACCATGGCGCCACTCGGCACGTGCGTGGCTGATAACGCTGCTATTTATGCCTTTCGGCATCGATGTCGCGGCTCGGGAGGCCGGGGCGGCcgccttctccttctcccatgGCCCTGGATGCATCCCTGGCTGGGCCAGCAGCTGGGATAGAGGGGATCACAccatcgctaggttggaaaggacccactggatcatcgagtccaaccatttccatcaatcactaacccatgtccctcagcacctcatccacccgtcccttaaacccctccagggaaggtgactcaaccacctccctgggcagtatCATCCATCTTCAGCCCTGTCACCTGCCCCAACCTCAGCCTGGCCAGCTACCAGCTCTGTTTTGCAGGATGCAACTCTTCCCCAGACCCTCCTGGCcattcgtagaatcatagaatcaccaggttggaagagaccgaccggatcactgagtccaaccactcccatcaatcactaacccatgtccctcagcacctcatccacccatcccttaaacccctccagggaaggtgacccaaccccctccctgggcagcctccccAAGGCTCCCCTCAGCATGAGCACTGGGAACGGGGCGGCCACCGCCTTCGGCTTCAAACTGCAGCTCTGAGTTGCGCAAGAATCCATCTTTCTACCTTTAATAAGCTTTTcccctttaaaaataatcattacCGATAAACAAATATAGCAGGCAGTGTATATAAGCATCAAATTAAGTAGCTACATGCATTTGTTATATTTGATATAGCCTTGTTAACTGGAAATTCCTAGGTTTGGCGTATGTATTGATTTCAGCAAACATATATTATTTTACTGTAAGTACCACCAGCCATTGTAGTTAATATacaacagtttaatttaaaatgcattagtttaataaaaatgcataaaatagaAGGGAATTGCATTAACTTCAATAAAAAATTCAATTTCATAAATATTATCCAGCGTTAAAATGCATTGATTTCCCAGGAAAATGTATTGGTCAAAGGTAATTTACATTGGTTTGAATGGGAATGTCCCGGCGCGTATACATATGTATTAGTTTAGTCAAATGTATCTGAtcgcaggaaaaaaatatcggTTGGAGCAAAAGATATTCATAAGGAAACCGCAACGGCGTGGAGCgagcagctgcagcatcccagCGCGCTGATGTGTCCGTGCTCGGCCAGCCCCGGGGCCCGGACACCCCCAAATCGGCTCCGTTGGTGTCCAGGTTGGGGGTGACCCACGGGCACAGTACCACCGGGGTCCCTGCGATGAAGGAAGCGCCGTTATCAGCCACGGGCAGGACTTGGCCTGGGCGCGAGCACGTGTCTCGCTCAGAGCACGCGCCTTGAAAAGAGCGGGGGTTAATCAAATCCTTTTGACTCTATTTTTTATCAAGCTCGAGAGGGGCTGTCCTATTAATTAGAAAGGCTTTTTCATGTAAAACACAGGCTCTTTTGCAGATAAGAAGGGACGATGCTTGATTTTGCAGAGCACAGAAACGTGTGTTCTTCCCTGACATCCATTCAGAGGCTGCAGCCACTTCCCAACAGCTCTTTTGTTTACTACGGAGCTCTACGGATATACATGTGCGTACACACGTATTTAAAGCACTCAGTTTTTCCTGGATGCCAATAAACCCCCAACATccacaggaaaagcaggaaaagatgtGCCTGGAGCCGCCTCCATCCCCAGGCTAGACCAGGATCTTTAAGAGCGAGCATGATTCGGAGGATTTTGTCTGACAGCAAGAAGTGAGCAGTGCAGCAGATGCACCGTCTTCGAAATCGTGGCAGAAACACAAGCAGCCAACtgcacccccacccccagccagGATTTCTCTGCCACGCTCAGCCCCACCAGCCCCTTGGAGCCCCCAGTCCCCATCTCACCCCCAACCACAGTGCGAGCAACAACACAGAGAGATCAAGGTCTGAGCTCTTCCAGGATAGGCAGGCAGGAATGGTGCTTTGATCCCCCAAAAAAAGGGTTCTGGGAAATCTCCTTGGCTCCAGGGCTGTCTCCTGCACCGCCAGCCGTGCCCGGACTTGGACACGGAGCCAGGGATGTGCAGCGCCCAGGCGGCGCCAGCAGCTCCACGGCCGACTGGTCCCGTTAAACCGCTACACATCACTTCCCTGATGCTTATGGATTTTTCCTTAATGCCACAAATTAAGGTAATTGGGCTTGGCTGGCCGATGAATCCAGCTGGACTTGGCAGGAGGAGAGAGCGTCCGTGCCAAGATTGATCCCCCTCATTCCCAGCTCTGACCTCGTACCCAGGGCTGGTCctcaccccagctctgcccctcGGCTCTCTCACCTGCCCTTCTGTTCAGAAGCTAAAATCCAtcccaaaatcccttcccctcagctcctgctccagcctgaATCAAGAGCTTTCTGCTCTCCAGGCACTTTTCCCTACATATTCCCCTCCTGTCTGCTTAAATCCTCCACTCAATGCCAGCCTGgctggctgggctgcagcatCTGGGCATCAAGGTGTGACCGAGTGACAAGTGCCCGGGATTAAACACGATATTCGTGTCCTCTAGGGCAACGAGAGCAGCGTCTGGGCAGAGCTTGGGATCCTGTTTGACGCTGGCGGTGttcccagccctgtcccagccCTCTCCTCTTGCCCAGCAGCCTCCTCGACACGCAGAGGGGACAGTGCCAAGCAGATGTGAGGGCAGCAAGGCCAGCAGCACCCCCGCGCCCCATCCCGTGTGTCACAGCCACGCGGGGCACGGCAGAGCTTGGGGGGTGGCGGTGCTGGATGCCAGGAACCACCGAgcccccattcccatcccagcACGCCCACGCTGCCAGAGcaagaggagagcagggagagatAAGATTATCAGGCTAAAAATACTGAAGACAGAACAGAACCACCCCGattttgataggaagggttggactcgatgatccggtgggtctcttccaacctggttattctatgatgctatgattctatgattctatgattctatgatcggCAGCGGTTCTGCTCTGCGAGGCTGCCACCACTCCTGGGTGTCGCAGGACGTGACCCTGCACAGGCTGCCAGTGCCCAGGATGGGGAGAGTTAATTGTCTCATCAGGACAGGGGGGAGCAAGTATCTGGTTGAACCGGGTGACAGGTTTGGGGGTGACACACAGGAGAGGAGCCCAGCGTGCCTGCCTGGCTTTGAGGGAGCTCAGCGTCTGCCTCCAGCCTTGTGCTGATGCTCTCTTGGTGCAGAGCTGGGCTCCCTTTCTCCAGGGGTGGGTTGGCCCGTAGCCTCTTCTGCTCTTTGAGCATTACAAGTGATGGGACTCCCTCTGCCTCCAGCCACTGAGCAGCCCCCGGCTTTGCCGTGCCAACCCTGCGATGGGACACGGAGGCTCCCCAAGATGCCTGGCAGCACCATGGCAAATCACTCATGCCCTGAGGCTTGGGAGGTTGTAGCTGGGGGCTTCCCCTGGCCAAGGCCTCCCTGCACGTCTGAGCAGACTGAAAAAACACCCCCACAGTTCAAATGACAAACGCAGGTGGGATTGCTCCTGTGGGTCAGCATCCCCAGCGTGGGAGCTGCGGGGCCGCCTGGTGCTTCATTAACCTTGAAAGCCTCTCTGGCTCACATGTCACATCAGCGGGTGACAAGAAGCTATTCCAGATAGAGAGGCACAGAGAAAGCCAGAGACAAGAGGGTTGGGGGTGGCTAACGTACCTATTACAGCCAAAAGTGGGCATGGGCTATTTTTAACCCGGAGTGGGATGTATTTATTGTTTCTGCCTAGGGGAAGTGAGGGGCTGCCTCCAAGACACCTCTCCCAGGGACATCGGCGGTTGTGTGAAGCCATGGTGAGTACCAAGAGCCCAAAACTTCAGCAGGAAGAGGCAAAATCCGTTAGCTTTTTCACCAGGATAGCTTTAATGGGAAGGGAGCAACAGGGGCAAGAAGGATCTGATGGCCAAGGGTCCCTCCTGAACTGGAAAGTGGGTGGGCAAGTTGGGGAGCATCTGGCTGCATCTGCAGAATCCCATGGGGAACAGAGAGATGTCTCCCGCACTAGCAGAGTTTTCTGGCTGGGGCAGACAGGGTCCAAATgctgtctttctgctttcccttcctctgtGCTGTGCCCCTCAAAGCCCTCCTGCTGTGCCTCCTCCCGGCGGACACCCACGCCGGTTAGACGGAAAGGCTGGCAGGATGAGCTGGTGAGCAGCTCTGCCCTCTGGTCCTGTTTAAAAGACCTTTCTGGTTGTTTCAAGCCTCAGTATAGGAggaggcagattttttttaataagaaaacattttaataaatgttatgTTCTTAGCGAGAGACACAGAAAGTTAAGAAAGCACCTAATGACTGCAGCCTTTGTGTGCAATCTCAGCAGCACTCCCAACCCGGGGTTTCCACCGGGAAAGATCTCACCCCAGTGCCAATCCTTTCACCTCCTGTAGCCTTCGGGAAGTGATTTCCCAACTCATCTTTCCTTATTTGCCTAAATTCATTGGGAAAGCAAAGATAGAGCTGTAATTTAAGCAGGAATCTTAATATCCCTCAGTATCTTAGAGGGTTGCACGTACCCAGAACTTCTGAGCAACACACAAGGCCACCAAGCACTGAagtacagcagcagcaccagcctaGGTCTTACCATGAAGGATTTACAACTGAGAATGGGGTGGTTCTATGCGTTTATTCTACCCCATAAAAAGCCAGTGAGTTAGTGATACATACTTGAACCCCTGCAGGCACCCAAGAAAGCCAAGAAGAAGATCGAAGGTGCTAATTCTAACGTCTTCTCCATGTTCGAGCAGGCCCAGATCCAGGAATTCAAAGAGGTAGGTGGCTTTGGTAGAAATGACTAAGAGTCCTTGGTGGGATGTGACCTTCAGCTCTTTGCTCAGTGCTTTCAGATCGGCGACAGCTGGTTCGCAACAAGGGGCAGCATGCCCAGTTTTGAGtcgttttattttaaaagtgcgAATAATGACTCAGTGACATTGCTAAAAACGGCATCACCTCAAAGCTCCCTAGGAGCCCCCATCCTGCAGAAGAGCTGGCAGGATCCAGGAGAGCAGGAGCACATCTCCCAGCTAGCTCGGAGCTCTTCACGACTTAGCCCCTGCCTGACTGGCGCACGGTCCTGTGTAGATCCAGGCTACAGGGATAactggtcccagtttggggaGCTGATGGCTCAGGCTGTCCTCTTCAGCTAGTGTCATCCCTGGACAAGAAGGCTTTGGCCAAGGCATGGGGTTTGCTGCTGGATTAGGGTGATGGTTGTCGCTCCCTTGATGGGTGAGGACCCCCAGGCCCCATCCTGTGTAGGGCTCGAAGTGTCTGGTTCCCACCCAGCTCTATGGGAGGGGGAAGGTGCTAAATCCCTTGCAAAGGCTGACAACTCTCCCTCCCCCtgtgctccctgccctcctcctgtGCTTCCAGGCATTCACCATCATGGACCAGAACCGTGACGGCTTCATCGACAAGTCGGATCTGAGAGACACATTTGCTGCGATTGGTGAGCCCCCTTTTAGGGCTTCCCCCTCTCCAACAACTTCAACGACATTAGACTTAGTAAGAGAGAAACCACTTGTGAGCCCCAATTCAGCCAAGCCCCAGCAGTTAACTGGATCTCCTGTTTTGCTGGAAACCACTTCTATTAGCTGGTGAGATCCCATGATGTGTGACTCAGAGCGGCTCCCGCAGCAGCGGGTGTTCAATCCCAGAGGTACCAGAGAAGAGCCGGCTCTGGGATCACTCAAAGCCAAATGCTCCCTGCCTTCCCACGTGCTAAGAAGCATCTGGCCATGCCcgtcccacagcatccctgggtgTGTGGGCATTAGAGGGATTTATGGAATTTGTGGGAAGTTGTGAGCTTGGCACGAACCAGTGGTGGGTCCAGGGAGTCCCCAAGACAACCCAACCTCTGATAAAAGGATGGAGGTATTCAGTACCGTTCTGTTCTGACACCAGGGTCCAGGGGGAACCATAGCACTGGTGGGTTTTGACCCAAAACATCTTCCAAGGAGGGCTGAAGCAGGCTGATCCATGGGGCTGTGTAGCAAGAGAGGCAAGCAGGACAGCTCAATCCTTTGCAGCTCTCCCTTTGGTGATCTTGGACCCTGAGAAACCAGAGCTGGAGATGTCCAGCCCATACATCCTCTGCTAGAACATgattcttccttcctctcttctgcTAGTGCCATTGCTTGTTAAAGGTGGCACCCCACGGTGGTGCCACTTCCCTCAGATAGAGGAAAAACCTCCAGGGGAAAGGTCCTGTGGTGTGTCATTTAGCCCCcagagcacagagcagagcCCAAGGGGCTGCACGTGTTTGCAGCTGGACACAGACACACGATTCACCCTGTGTTGCTCTTCCCTAGGGCGCCTGAATGTGAACAACGAGGAGATCGATGAGATGATAAAGGAGGCACCCGGCCCAATCAACTTCACTGTGTTCCTCACCATGTTTGGGGAGAAACTCAAAGGTGAGAGGGCACctgggaagctgaggggagaggggggatcAGTGGGCACTCAATCGACCCCCAATATCCTGTCTTATTCGGAGAAGCTAACCAAATCCTGGGGCCTCCGTCACCCTTCCAGGTGAGACCCATTGGAGGCTCCTTGGAGGCGTCAGATGGGAGctgctaaaagaaaagcaagtggcATCAACTGCCATATTGCAGCACAAAGAGCCTGGGAAATGGGTCAGAGCACTCCCACACCACGGCCAGGATGGGACACCTGGAGACAACCATGGGATACTTGTGAAATTACCTCCCTCAGCCATCCCTCCTGCATCTCTTAGTGTAGCCTTCTCCCAGCGGCATCAGCATCAGCAGCAACTCCTCTCCCCAGGAGGTCCAATCTTTGTCCTCCAAATCCTGAACTTAGGTGCCCTCCCTGCCTTGCTGTCCCAAGACACCGCAGATGGGACGAACTCAGCATCATGTGCCCTCATCAAGTGTCTCCAGGGAGGTCCAAGTGCCTTCAAACTAATGTTGACTTGCAATACCAACTGTCTCAGAGGAAGGGCTGGTGCCGCCTCTCCAGAGACCCATATTTTGTCCCATTTCTCCCCAACGTGTTGGGGGGATGAGCAgatctctgtgcctcagtttcacCAGCCATTTAATAAACCCCTGCAGGCTGTGATGCTGCTGTCCCCACACAAAGAGTGGACAGGAGATCTGTGTCACCTCTGAGCCTACTGTGCTGGCTCTGATGGCACCAAAAGCCACCCTGGTGAGGGCACTAGCTACAGTGTGACTTGGCCCAAGGGCCCTATCTGGCTGCACCCTGTATCTCTTACACAACCCAGGGCTTGCAGGCTCCCTGCAGATCTCCAGGAGGCTACGTGACCCCAAGGGCCAGTGCCTGGAGCTCTATAAATACGCATGAAAGATTAGATAGGGGCCGGATGTCAGGGCTGTCAACACGGTCTGTTTTTTGTGCACACCACGAGCCTACGTCTGCTCCTCTACATGCCACCACCCGCGCTCGAGgccccagctgcagggctggcatTCCTGTAGGGCCCCCACTTCCCAGCCTGCCCCCTCATCATCCTCTCAAAGGCTGGAGAAAGCAAGAGCCTGCACTTGCTTCATCCTCTA from Phaenicophaeus curvirostris isolate KB17595 chromosome 17, BPBGC_Pcur_1.0, whole genome shotgun sequence includes these protein-coding regions:
- the MYL2 gene encoding myosin regulatory light chain 2, ventricular/cardiac muscle isoform, with translation MYLLFLPRGSEGLPPRHLSQGHRRLCEAMAPKKAKKKIEGANSNVFSMFEQAQIQEFKEAFTIMDQNRDGFIDKSDLRDTFAAIGRLNVNNEEIDEMIKEAPGPINFTVFLTMFGEKLKGADPEETILNAFKVFDPEGKGLKSAYIKEMLMTQGERFSQEEVDQMFAAFPPDMSGNLDYKNLVHVITHGEEKD